A genomic region of Anaeromyxobacter sp. contains the following coding sequences:
- a CDS encoding M23 family metallopeptidase gives MDRPDDAPRRRRGPLLLLGASALVVGAGLATWLAVRSAAPTALPAALAQAEAPAAAPPAPPPPPPPERFESMTARLGRDQTLGQVLPTMGLSSAEALAVVAALQPVFPCRKARVGDQLVVERRAGEQALHRFSLRQGRADEWLVTRGADGTLTAAKRPVVLETSVARVAVTVQGSLYESIDRSDEDPVLAVLASDVLAWDVDFYRDVRGGDRMTVLVEKVSADGQLLRYGEILAIEYQGPAAGRKRLFRWTAPDGQASYFDDEGQSAKRGFLKTPLKFARLTSGFGNRRHPLLGYQRAHTGVDYGAPVGTPVWAVGDGVVRQAGWNGGCGKSVTVRHRNGYETLYCHLSSVAVAAGSAVSQKQVLGAVGNTGLSTGPHLHYAVLRGGSYVNPLQLKVPRDAPVKAAWMEGFRAEIAPLRTRLDGEPVASR, from the coding sequence ATGGACCGCCCCGACGACGCCCCGCGCCGCCGCCGCGGCCCGCTCCTCCTCCTCGGCGCCTCGGCCCTGGTGGTCGGCGCCGGCCTCGCGACCTGGCTGGCTGTCCGCTCCGCCGCGCCCACCGCCCTGCCCGCGGCCCTGGCCCAGGCCGAGGCGCCCGCCGCCGCGCCGCCCGCCCCCCCTCCCCCGCCGCCGCCCGAGCGGTTCGAGTCGATGACGGCCCGGCTCGGCCGCGACCAGACGCTCGGCCAGGTGCTCCCCACGATGGGCCTCTCCTCGGCCGAGGCGCTCGCCGTGGTGGCCGCGCTCCAGCCGGTCTTCCCCTGCCGCAAGGCCCGCGTCGGCGACCAGCTGGTGGTGGAGCGGCGGGCCGGCGAGCAGGCGCTGCACCGCTTCAGCTTGCGCCAGGGGCGCGCCGACGAGTGGCTCGTCACCCGCGGGGCCGACGGCACGCTCACCGCCGCCAAGCGGCCGGTGGTCCTGGAGACCAGCGTGGCCCGGGTGGCCGTCACGGTGCAGGGCTCGCTCTACGAGTCGATCGACCGGTCCGACGAGGATCCGGTGCTGGCGGTGCTGGCCTCCGACGTGCTGGCCTGGGACGTCGACTTCTACCGCGACGTGCGCGGCGGCGACCGCATGACCGTGCTGGTGGAGAAGGTCTCCGCCGACGGCCAGCTGCTGCGCTACGGCGAGATCCTGGCCATCGAGTACCAGGGGCCGGCGGCCGGGCGGAAGCGGCTCTTCCGCTGGACCGCGCCCGACGGCCAGGCCAGCTACTTCGACGACGAGGGGCAGAGCGCCAAGCGCGGCTTCCTCAAGACCCCGCTCAAGTTCGCCCGCCTCACCTCCGGCTTCGGCAACCGCCGCCACCCGCTGCTCGGCTACCAGCGCGCCCACACCGGCGTGGACTACGGCGCGCCGGTCGGCACCCCGGTCTGGGCGGTGGGCGACGGGGTGGTGCGCCAGGCCGGGTGGAACGGCGGCTGCGGCAAGTCGGTGACGGTGCGCCACCGCAACGGCTACGAGACCCTCTACTGCCACCTCTCCAGCGTGGCGGTGGCGGCCGGCAGCGCGGTGTCGCAGAAGCAGGTGCTCGGCGCGGTGGGCAACACCGGCCTCTCCACCGGGCCGCACCTGCACTACGCGGTGCTGCGCGGCGGGTCGTACGTCAACCCGCTGCAGCTCAAGGTGCCGCGCGACGCCCCGGTGAAGGCCGCCTGGATGGAGGGCTTCCGCGCCGAGATCGCGCCGCTGAGGACGAGGCTGGACGGGGAGCCGGTGGCGAGTCGTTGA
- a CDS encoding DEAD/DEAH box helicase produces MENEQLPGPTALASSDYVAEMTFDEMNLSEALRRAIAEKGYLTPTPVQARTFRPVRDGKDVIVRSKTGTGKTAAFAIPTLERIPDGRRKPSALVMCPTRELAIQVAEEFAELAKHRDLTVVTIYGGASMGDQLDKLKAGAEIVVGTPGRIYDHLRRKTLVLDECLVSCLDEADEMLNMGFFEEVTRILDHLPQDCQQLLFSATVPADIEQIIKQYLTTPETILLSGDEYKVDNIHNVLYHTVDAYPKPRNLLYMIEQEEPESAIVFCNTRSDTGLVTAVLNRNGYDAELLNGELPQKERERVMAKVKRGEVRFMVATDIAARGIDISDLSHVVNYSLPEDPSVFMHRVGRTGRIGKKGTSLSLVSGAEIMTLSALQKKFNVVFEERKLPTPDEAKHRWTERHVAELKEAMSASIFEAYIPLAQQLKVRPDGDYLTAFALKYFFTHHRIEKMTDVQKAEHKRQEHERKERQEAGFVKDRERASERAERGDRPREGRGPRRDRGERGERPDRGPRPERAERPERPPREAPAADAPAPAGEVTASGPAPAPSEAPPRPPRPPRERRPVREVQLGRDAGEETPASIPTIEVDATLDEGTRDETTPSLEVAAEREFSGRDGGGREPRGEARPSRGRVFVSYGEVDGADEAKVRALVEANAPGTELLVIELRRSHVFLEVKPEVLEGVVNALNGKVVGEKPLLAEKARRRRR; encoded by the coding sequence ATGGAGAACGAGCAGCTGCCCGGGCCCACGGCCCTGGCTTCGTCGGACTACGTCGCAGAGATGACCTTCGACGAGATGAACCTGTCGGAGGCGCTCCGCAGGGCCATCGCGGAGAAGGGGTACCTCACGCCCACCCCGGTGCAGGCCCGCACCTTCCGCCCGGTGCGCGACGGCAAGGACGTCATCGTCCGGTCGAAGACCGGCACCGGCAAGACGGCCGCCTTCGCCATCCCCACGCTGGAGCGCATCCCCGACGGGCGCCGCAAGCCCTCGGCGCTGGTGATGTGCCCCACCCGCGAGCTGGCCATCCAGGTGGCGGAGGAGTTCGCCGAGCTGGCCAAGCACCGCGACCTCACGGTGGTGACCATCTACGGCGGCGCCTCGATGGGCGACCAGCTCGACAAGCTCAAGGCGGGCGCCGAGATCGTGGTGGGCACCCCCGGGCGCATCTACGACCACCTGCGGCGCAAGACCCTGGTGCTCGACGAGTGCCTGGTGTCCTGCCTCGACGAGGCGGACGAGATGCTCAACATGGGCTTCTTCGAGGAGGTGACGCGCATCCTCGACCACTTGCCCCAGGACTGCCAGCAGCTGCTCTTCTCGGCCACCGTCCCGGCCGACATCGAGCAGATCATCAAGCAGTACCTGACCACGCCCGAGACCATCCTGCTCTCCGGCGACGAGTACAAGGTCGACAACATCCACAACGTGCTCTACCACACGGTGGACGCCTACCCGAAGCCGCGCAACCTGCTCTACATGATCGAGCAGGAGGAGCCGGAGTCGGCCATCGTCTTCTGCAACACGCGGAGCGACACCGGCCTGGTGACGGCGGTGCTCAACCGCAACGGCTACGACGCCGAGCTGCTCAACGGCGAGCTGCCGCAGAAGGAGCGCGAGCGGGTCATGGCCAAGGTGAAGCGCGGCGAGGTCCGCTTCATGGTGGCCACCGACATCGCGGCGCGGGGCATCGACATCTCCGACCTGTCCCACGTGGTGAACTACTCGCTGCCGGAGGACCCCTCGGTCTTCATGCACCGGGTGGGGCGCACCGGCCGCATCGGCAAGAAGGGCACCAGCCTCTCCCTGGTGTCCGGCGCCGAGATCATGACCCTCTCGGCCCTGCAGAAGAAGTTCAACGTGGTCTTCGAGGAGCGCAAGCTCCCCACGCCGGACGAGGCCAAGCACCGCTGGACCGAGCGCCACGTGGCCGAGCTGAAGGAGGCCATGAGCGCCTCCATCTTCGAGGCCTACATCCCGCTGGCGCAGCAGCTCAAGGTCCGCCCCGACGGTGACTACCTGACCGCCTTCGCCCTCAAGTACTTCTTCACGCACCACCGCATCGAGAAGATGACGGACGTGCAGAAGGCGGAGCACAAGCGGCAGGAGCACGAGCGCAAGGAGCGGCAGGAGGCCGGCTTCGTCAAGGACCGCGAGCGCGCCAGCGAGCGCGCCGAGCGCGGCGACCGGCCGCGCGAGGGGCGTGGCCCGCGGCGCGACCGCGGCGAGCGGGGCGAGCGCCCCGACCGCGGCCCCCGGCCCGAGCGCGCCGAGCGCCCCGAGCGCCCGCCGCGCGAGGCCCCGGCGGCCGACGCCCCGGCCCCGGCCGGCGAGGTGACCGCCTCCGGCCCGGCGCCCGCGCCGAGCGAGGCGCCGCCGCGGCCGCCCAGGCCGCCGCGCGAGCGGCGCCCGGTGCGCGAGGTCCAGCTGGGCCGCGACGCCGGCGAGGAGACCCCGGCCTCCATCCCGACCATCGAGGTGGACGCCACGCTGGACGAGGGCACCCGCGACGAGACCACCCCCAGCCTGGAGGTCGCCGCCGAGCGCGAGTTCTCCGGGCGCGACGGCGGCGGGCGCGAGCCCCGCGGGGAGGCCCGCCCGTCCCGCGGTCGGGTCTTCGTCTCCTACGGCGAGGTGGATGGGGCCGACGAGGCCAAGGTCCGCGCCCTGGTGGAGGCCAACGCCCCCGGCACCGAGCTGCTGGTGATCGAGCTGCGCCGCAGCCACGTGTTCCTGGAGGTCAAGCCCGAGGTGCTCGAGGGCGTGGTGAACGCGCTCAACGGCAAGGTGGTGGGCGAGAAGCCGCTGCTGGCGGAGAAGGCCAGGCGGCGGAGGCGTTGA
- a CDS encoding RNA polymerase factor sigma-32, whose translation MPHDPDDEALAAEAPAAPVPAPARDAGLARYDPLRAYMAEVARHPVLSREEEHELALHYRDTGDVQAAYRLVASNLRLVVKIAHEYRRTAFQLLDLIQEGNLGLMQAVKKYDPMKGVKLSSYAAWWIRAYIIRFVMENWRLVKLGTTQAQRKLFFNLSKEREKLLARGIDPTPQLLARNLDVEVKEIDEMTARMAADDLSLDAPARVGDEEGGPSRLERVAASRATPADVALGDQELKLLFREQLAAFAATLTDEKERYIFEHRLLPPEGVEPLTLQVIGDRYRLTRERARQIEAKLTGRLRQHLKAAIPDFELLGPPGDPED comes from the coding sequence ATGCCGCACGACCCAGACGACGAGGCCCTGGCCGCCGAGGCACCGGCCGCTCCCGTGCCCGCCCCGGCGCGCGACGCCGGGCTGGCGCGCTACGACCCGCTGCGGGCCTACATGGCCGAGGTGGCGCGCCACCCGGTGCTCTCCCGCGAGGAGGAGCACGAGCTGGCCCTGCACTACCGCGACACCGGCGACGTGCAGGCCGCCTACCGCCTGGTGGCCTCCAACCTGCGCCTGGTGGTGAAGATCGCCCACGAGTACCGGCGCACCGCCTTCCAGCTCCTCGACCTCATCCAGGAGGGCAACCTCGGGCTGATGCAGGCGGTGAAGAAGTACGACCCGATGAAGGGGGTCAAGCTCTCCTCCTACGCCGCCTGGTGGATCCGCGCCTACATCATCCGCTTCGTCATGGAGAACTGGCGGCTGGTGAAGCTCGGCACCACCCAGGCGCAGCGCAAGCTCTTCTTCAACCTCTCCAAGGAGCGGGAGAAGCTGCTGGCGCGCGGCATCGACCCCACCCCGCAGCTGCTGGCGCGCAACCTGGACGTCGAGGTGAAGGAGATCGACGAGATGACCGCCCGCATGGCGGCCGACGACCTCTCGCTCGACGCCCCGGCCCGGGTGGGCGACGAGGAGGGCGGCCCCTCCCGGCTGGAGCGGGTGGCCGCCAGCCGGGCCACCCCGGCCGACGTGGCGCTGGGCGACCAGGAGCTCAAGCTCCTCTTCCGGGAGCAGCTGGCCGCCTTCGCCGCCACCCTCACCGACGAGAAGGAGCGCTACATCTTCGAGCACCGCCTCCTGCCGCCAGAGGGAGTCGAGCCGCTCACCCTCCAGGTGATCGGCGACCGCTACCGGCTGACCAGGGAGCGAGCCCGGCAGATCGAGGCCAAGCTGACGGGGCGGCTGCGCCAGCACCTCAAGGCGGCGATCCCGGACTTCGAGCTGCTCGGGCCGCCGGGCGATCCGGAGGACTGA
- a CDS encoding substrate-binding domain-containing protein, which produces MALSACQETPTPAPAPPRQVSYDGATTIARRYLPLLAPILERRGIVLQIRTSGGGRGLEAMFAGQVEVAGLGRALTATERERRPYTAIFGHDALGVWVSEANGVKGLTRAQVKALFTGAATNWKQVGGADRAVVTCTERHDSKRSTLESFQALALEGAAYAPSRQLEDAADCLALVAAEPGGVAAASTAYAIPGVRPLAIDGLYPDGASVRASTYPLTRPLLLVARQPPTGAVKELFDLALSAEGQALVERAGFVAAR; this is translated from the coding sequence GTGGCCCTGTCGGCCTGCCAGGAGACGCCGACGCCGGCCCCGGCCCCGCCGCGGCAGGTCAGCTACGACGGCGCCACCACCATCGCGCGCCGCTACCTGCCGCTCCTGGCGCCGATCCTGGAGCGCCGCGGGATCGTGCTGCAGATCCGGACCAGCGGCGGCGGGCGCGGGCTTGAGGCCATGTTCGCCGGCCAGGTCGAGGTGGCCGGCCTGGGGCGGGCCCTCACCGCCACCGAGCGCGAGCGCCGCCCGTACACCGCCATCTTCGGCCACGACGCCCTCGGGGTCTGGGTGAGCGAGGCCAACGGCGTGAAGGGGTTGACCCGCGCCCAGGTGAAGGCGCTCTTCACCGGAGCCGCCACCAACTGGAAGCAGGTGGGCGGCGCCGACCGCGCGGTGGTGACCTGCACCGAGCGGCACGACTCCAAGCGCAGCACCCTGGAGTCCTTCCAGGCGCTGGCCCTGGAGGGGGCGGCCTACGCCCCGTCGCGCCAGCTGGAGGACGCGGCCGACTGCCTGGCCCTGGTGGCCGCCGAGCCGGGCGGGGTGGCGGCGGCCTCGACGGCCTACGCCATCCCCGGCGTCCGGCCCCTGGCCATCGACGGCCTCTACCCGGACGGCGCCAGCGTCCGCGCCAGCACCTACCCGCTCACCCGCCCGCTGCTGCTGGTGGCCCGGCAGCCGCCGACCGGCGCCGTCAAGGAGCTCTTCGACCTGGCGCTCTCGGCCGAGGGGCAGGCGCTGGTGGAGCGGGCCGGCTTCGTGGCCGCCCGGTAG
- a CDS encoding DUF4159 domain-containing protein, with product MSTHLTRRRFLGALAAGAAAAALPLRGRAATAASPVAIGQIRHGGRWDPRPGSLRRLGWELARRTSIETTPDPVPVRLDAPGLHRHPWLSLSGDGALPPFSEAERAALRRHLQYGGFLLVDSADGSDGGGFDASVRAELARVLPSAPLRPVPQQHVLYKAFYLVDHQGGRLLVKPWLEAQALDGRLAVVYSQNDLGGAWARSELGDWEHACTPGGEPQREQAFRLGVNLAMYALCTDYKDDAVHLPFIMKRRT from the coding sequence ATGTCCACGCACCTCACCCGACGGCGCTTCCTCGGCGCCCTCGCCGCCGGCGCCGCCGCGGCCGCCCTGCCCCTGCGCGGCCGGGCCGCCACCGCGGCCAGCCCGGTGGCCATCGGGCAGATCCGCCACGGGGGCCGCTGGGACCCGCGCCCCGGCTCGCTGCGCCGCCTCGGCTGGGAGCTGGCCCGCCGCACCTCCATCGAGACCACGCCGGATCCGGTGCCGGTCCGCCTCGACGCCCCCGGGCTGCACCGCCACCCCTGGCTCTCGCTCTCCGGCGACGGCGCCCTGCCGCCGTTCAGCGAGGCCGAGCGGGCGGCGCTGCGCCGCCACCTGCAGTACGGCGGGTTCCTGCTGGTGGACTCGGCCGACGGCTCCGACGGCGGCGGCTTCGACGCCTCGGTGCGGGCCGAGCTGGCCCGGGTCCTCCCCTCCGCGCCCCTCCGGCCGGTGCCGCAGCAGCACGTGCTCTACAAGGCCTTCTACCTGGTTGACCACCAGGGTGGCCGGCTGCTGGTGAAGCCCTGGCTGGAGGCGCAGGCGCTCGACGGCCGGCTGGCGGTGGTCTACTCGCAGAACGACCTGGGCGGCGCCTGGGCCCGCTCCGAGCTGGGCGACTGGGAGCACGCCTGCACCCCCGGCGGCGAGCCGCAGCGCGAGCAGGCCTTCCGGCTGGGGGTCAACCTGGCCATGTACGCGCTCTGCACCGACTACAAGGACGACGCCGTGCACCTCCCCTTCATCATGAAGCGGCGGACCTAG
- a CDS encoding HAD family hydrolase: MPRLRAVVTDLDNTLYPWVDYIVPSLEAMVDSLVSTTALPRVRIVQSLKAVYSKYQSNEYPFAIQESELFAPYEADFDSFSALVLDPARRAFKAARERYLRPYGGVRETLDAIRARGLKLVALTDAPRNAAELRLKWLRLDGHFDALYTLPAYALPANVDPEIRRRQAAGHYTSRTRVVELPLELEKPNPGGLRRILEDLGLDGDEVLYVGDNVKKDMPVAAACGAVGVWAEYGTYVSAEYRERLAIISAKTVTRRHVAEETPARWPLAISSFTQVLELLDGARWTPAPRTRTRTPTRKTARTPRGARSKP; this comes from the coding sequence GTGCCGCGACTCCGCGCCGTCGTCACCGACCTCGACAACACGCTCTACCCCTGGGTGGACTACATCGTCCCGTCGCTGGAGGCGATGGTGGACTCGCTGGTCTCCACCACCGCCCTGCCGCGGGTCCGCATCGTCCAGTCGCTCAAGGCGGTCTACTCCAAGTACCAGTCGAACGAGTACCCGTTCGCCATCCAGGAGTCCGAGCTGTTCGCCCCCTACGAGGCCGACTTCGACTCCTTCAGCGCGCTGGTGCTCGATCCGGCCCGCCGGGCCTTCAAGGCCGCCCGCGAGCGCTACCTGCGCCCGTACGGCGGGGTGCGCGAGACGCTGGACGCCATCCGGGCGCGCGGCCTCAAGCTGGTGGCCCTCACCGACGCCCCGCGCAACGCGGCCGAGCTGCGGCTCAAGTGGCTGCGGCTCGACGGCCACTTCGACGCCCTCTACACCCTGCCCGCCTACGCCCTGCCCGCCAACGTGGACCCGGAGATCCGGCGCCGCCAGGCCGCCGGCCACTACACCTCGCGCACCCGGGTGGTGGAGCTGCCGCTCGAGCTCGAGAAGCCCAACCCCGGCGGCCTGCGCCGCATCCTCGAGGACCTCGGCCTGGACGGCGACGAGGTGCTCTACGTGGGCGACAACGTGAAGAAGGACATGCCGGTGGCGGCGGCCTGCGGCGCCGTCGGGGTGTGGGCCGAGTACGGCACCTACGTCTCGGCGGAGTACCGCGAGCGGCTCGCCATCATCTCGGCCAAGACCGTGACCCGCCGCCACGTGGCCGAGGAGACCCCGGCCCGCTGGCCGCTGGCCATCTCCTCCTTCACGCAGGTGCTGGAGCTGCTCGACGGGGCGCGCTGGACGCCGGCGCCCCGCACCCGCACCCGTACCCCCACCCGCAAGACCGCGCGCACGCCCCGCGGCGCCAGGAGCAAGCCATGA
- a CDS encoding SDR family oxidoreductase: MSVVARYQDLAGRRALVTGASSGIGLGIAEALLEQGATVAVHYRSSRGAAEALCARFPGRAFPLQAELGEEEGCVRLVAEAAAALGGLDQLVHNAGMWNDGAIATITAATLEELFRVNTFSAFYLVRQAVPHLGRTGRGNVIFIGSTAGQRGEAGHGHYAASKGALQSLAMSLAVELGPATRVNVVSPGWVRTPMAEAELREVGPRISGALPNRRVAEVDDVVQAVLFLASEASGHLVGENLGVSGGALLVVPRGQIAAWP; encoded by the coding sequence ATGAGCGTGGTGGCGCGGTACCAGGACCTGGCGGGCCGGCGCGCCCTGGTCACCGGCGCCTCCTCGGGCATCGGCCTGGGCATCGCCGAGGCGCTGCTGGAGCAGGGCGCCACGGTGGCGGTCCACTACCGGTCGAGCCGCGGCGCCGCCGAGGCGCTGTGCGCCCGCTTCCCGGGCCGGGCCTTCCCGCTGCAGGCCGAGCTGGGGGAGGAGGAAGGCTGCGTGCGGCTGGTGGCCGAGGCGGCCGCGGCGCTGGGCGGCCTGGACCAGCTGGTGCACAACGCCGGCATGTGGAACGACGGCGCCATCGCCACCATCACGGCCGCCACCCTGGAGGAGCTGTTCCGGGTCAACACCTTCAGCGCCTTCTACCTGGTGCGGCAGGCCGTGCCGCACCTGGGCCGCACCGGGCGCGGCAACGTGATCTTCATCGGCTCAACCGCCGGGCAGCGCGGCGAGGCCGGCCACGGCCACTACGCCGCCAGCAAGGGCGCCCTGCAGTCGCTGGCCATGAGCCTGGCGGTCGAGCTGGGGCCCGCCACCCGCGTCAACGTGGTCTCGCCCGGCTGGGTGCGCACCCCCATGGCGGAGGCCGAGCTGCGTGAGGTGGGGCCGCGCATCTCCGGCGCCCTGCCCAACCGGCGGGTCGCCGAGGTGGACGACGTGGTGCAGGCCGTCCTCTTCCTGGCCAGCGAGGCCTCCGGCCACCTGGTGGGGGAGAACCTGGGCGTGTCCGGCGGCGCGCTGCTGGTGGTGCCGCGCGGGCAGATCGCCGCCTGGCCCTGA
- a CDS encoding (2Fe-2S) ferredoxin domain-containing protein, giving the protein MRFRLHVFVCENRRPDADQRGSCLARGGDAVRQAFKEELARRGLKGEVRANGAGCLDACAYGPAVVVYPEGVWYGHVTAADVPEIVERHLVGGQPVERLRLRELEGRSSAPPT; this is encoded by the coding sequence GTGCGCTTTCGCCTCCACGTCTTCGTCTGCGAGAACCGCCGCCCCGACGCCGACCAGCGCGGCTCCTGCCTGGCCCGCGGCGGCGACGCCGTCCGCCAGGCGTTCAAGGAGGAGCTGGCCCGGCGCGGGTTGAAGGGCGAGGTGCGCGCCAACGGCGCCGGCTGCCTCGACGCCTGCGCCTACGGGCCAGCGGTGGTGGTCTACCCGGAGGGCGTCTGGTACGGCCACGTCACCGCCGCCGACGTGCCCGAGATCGTGGAGCGCCACCTGGTGGGCGGCCAGCCGGTGGAGCGGCTGCGGCTGAGGGAGCTGGAGGGTCGGAGCTCCGCGCCGCCGACCTGA
- a CDS encoding transglutaminase family protein: MQLDSPARTRFQALIARPDLPLDEAALAIAAEEYAGLDERAYLARLDELAAEVHRQVPAPYRSANTLKALREVLFGEGGLRGNEKAYYDPRNSYLNEVLDRRLGIPISLSLIFMEVARRVGLDLQGVGFPGHFLVKLRPENMPDVFIDPYNGGELLTAEECVARFKSLAQGRDFDPRFLEGVTPRQVLARLLHNLKRIYVEQADDVRAFWVIDRLLLLTPGDLDEIRDRGLVSARLGLKPAAARDLALYLERQPTAADAAELRELLATLRSRPAMLN, translated from the coding sequence ATGCAGCTCGACAGCCCCGCCCGCACGCGCTTCCAGGCGCTCATCGCCCGCCCCGACCTCCCGCTCGACGAGGCCGCGCTGGCCATCGCCGCCGAGGAGTACGCCGGGCTGGACGAGCGGGCCTACCTGGCGCGGCTCGACGAGCTGGCGGCCGAGGTGCACCGCCAGGTGCCGGCGCCCTACCGGTCGGCCAACACCTTGAAGGCGCTGCGCGAGGTGCTCTTCGGCGAGGGCGGCCTGCGCGGCAACGAGAAGGCCTACTACGACCCGCGCAACTCCTACCTGAACGAGGTGCTGGACCGGCGCCTGGGCATCCCCATCAGCCTGTCGCTGATCTTCATGGAGGTGGCCCGCCGCGTCGGGCTCGACCTGCAGGGCGTGGGCTTCCCGGGCCACTTCCTGGTGAAGCTGCGCCCGGAGAACATGCCGGACGTCTTCATCGACCCGTACAACGGCGGCGAGCTGCTCACCGCCGAGGAGTGCGTGGCCCGCTTCAAGTCGCTGGCGCAGGGGCGCGACTTCGACCCGCGCTTCCTGGAGGGCGTCACGCCGCGCCAGGTGCTGGCCCGCCTGCTGCACAACCTGAAGCGCATCTACGTGGAGCAGGCCGACGACGTGCGGGCCTTCTGGGTCATCGACCGGCTGCTGCTCCTCACGCCCGGCGACCTCGACGAGATCCGCGACCGCGGCCTGGTGTCGGCCAGGCTGGGGCTGAAGCCGGCGGCGGCGCGCGACCTGGCGCTCTACCTGGAGCGGCAGCCCACCGCGGCCGACGCCGCGGAGCTGCGCGAGCTGCTGGCCACCCTGCGCTCGCGCCCGGCCATGCTCAACTGA